DNA sequence from the Candidatus Zixiibacteriota bacterium genome:
AAATCCCTTTGCCGGAGGCTCCCCAATCAAATACGGCTTGATGGCTGCATACTGCGCGAAAAACGGATCGAGATCGACCACAAGGTCGCGAATCACTTTCATGTGTGCCAGCGGACGGATAGTAATATTATTCCCGACATGGGCAATTTGTGTTTCGCAGGCCAGACGGTACTGGTCGCCGATATGCAGAGCGCAGGAACCGCACACCCCGGCACGACAGGAGGAACGGAACGCCAGTGTCGAATCAATATTCTCCAGGATATGGTAAAGACCCTCCAGAACGGTCATTCCCTTTATATCAGGAAGCTGGTACGTTTGGAAATATGCCTGCTCATCCGATTTTGGATTGTATCTGAATACTTTGAAAGTCGGCATATCAGTACTTCCTTTCTTCAGGTTTGTATTTGCCCATGGTGACAGGTTTGTACGAAATCTCGGGGCCCTCCGGTCTGAACGTAAACATCGAATGTTTCAGCCATTGCCCATCATCACGCTTGCTGTGATCGATCCGGAAATGCGAGCCGCGCGACTCGG
Encoded proteins:
- a CDS encoding succinate dehydrogenase iron-sulfur subunit, whose translation is MPTFKVFRYNPKSDEQAYFQTYQLPDIKGMTVLEGLYHILENIDSTLAFRSSCRAGVCGSCALHIGDQYRLACETQIAHVGNNITIRPLAHMKVIRDLVVDLDPFFAQYAAIKPYLIGEPPAKGFKQSPKERLKIDLLVDCIFCAACYGSCPVVATDEKYLGPQAMLKALRFVDDSRDGAAGERLAYLATDFGAFRCHTIFNCQQVCPKKLDPTGAIGKLKMKALWAKFAGKLRRAG